AAACCTGCCCTTTTGTTCAATAAGAACCTCTATAAAAAAGGCGTTAACCCTTGGATCAATATCCCTTTACATCCTTTAAAATTTTTTCTTTCAGTGAACATAAATTTAAGTTTCAATGAGTCAGTTTTTAGGTATAAGTATCTAAAACTTTAATCACTGGAGGCATCTCTTTTGGCGAACCAAGAAATAGTCATTTATCACGGAAAAGAATATATAATTGTGCATCAATACGATTCTGGCTACGTAGAAATCAGAAATCCAAAAAACAGGAGAATTGAACTGGTACACCAGTCGGAATTAACACGGCTAAAACAATCCTAATTCATAGTATAGTAATTGCTTATTTTTATAAAAGATTTATTCATAAATTTAAGGTGATCGGTTTAATAAATCGTCTATGAGGGTATCTGTAATCAGTTGTAAAGTTATTAATTTGTTGGAAAAAGATTCAGAAACAAGAGGGACTCATAAAGACACATTAAAAATTTATCTTTAACTTGCAGGAAAAAGACCGGTTCAACGGTCTTTTTCTTTTATTTTGACATTACAATTCAACCTGTTACTTATGTTCACCAACAAAATGTCATATTGTTTTGCAGCTTGTTCAACTTTCTATATCCCTCTTGTTGAACTAACCTGCCCCTTTAATTCAAAAAGGAATTCAACAAAAAAGGCGTTAATCCTCCCCTAGATCAACGCACCCGATAGGTTAATAAAAAGCCTCTCAAGATTTTTTGAAATTACCTGGGATTTTAACGAGAACATAATTTCCAGTCCACATTTGAGTGGTGGCAATTAATATCCTTCCGTCTTTTTCAAAGAACAGACCAGCACCATCTCTTTCTTTAAATTCCCATCCATTTGAACTAATCATTTGTTTTATATTTTCATCAGCAATCGAAACACCTTGGTTCTCACTACTTGTGATATACCAAATAGAATCGCCTTCTACTGCAATTTCTGCTATTTTACTTTCCGATTCTTTCAGTATATCAATCGCTTCTTTTGCAGACCTATCAGCTATCGGAAGAGAAGGGTAATGCAATTTATTTACAAATACGAACACTGCAATAACAGCTATAAATAAACCTAAAATCATTCCACCCTTTTTCAATTCATTACCTCCTTTCTAACAAGACGCTTATCACTTATCATAAGTTCCTAAGCATTTGAACTTACCTTTGGATTGGCTACTTCAACAAACTTGTCCCTTTAGTTCAATAAAAAATTCTGCATCAGCAGCACCTAAAAAAATTTCTTATATAATTCACGTCTCAAGTGTCCGCTCAGGTATGCATAGACTCTAGTGGTTTCGCTTTTTTCGTGTCCCATTAAATTTTGTATAACCTCTAATGGTGCCCCATTATTAATAAGTGTAGTTGCATAGCTATGTCTAAGTTGATGTGGGTGAATGCACTTATTTATTCCTGCTCTTTTGGAAATCTGTTTTATGACATATCTCATTTGTGCAATACTCATTCGATGTGGTGCTCGAATCGTAACAAACAAAGCTTGTTGATCATCAGCTCTTTCTTCTAGATATCTTTTTAACCAAATACTACATCGAGTATTAAAATACACTTCTCTTTCTTTTTTCCTTTTCCAAAAACGATAACGGATTGTTCTGCCATATTTATTGAGTGCTTATCTAAGTTGACAGCTTCTCCTATCCTACAGCCTGTTGAATACATAAATTCAAATAAAGCTTTCTCAAAAGTTGTTTTACATGCTTCACGAAATAACTCAATTTCCTCTTCCGTAAGAAACTTAGGAATTGTACTTTCTGGCTTAGGTTCTTTAATAGTAGATACCGGGTTAATCGAAACGTATTTCTCTTCTTGAGCCCATTTAAACAATGATTTTATAAAACGTATCCGATGACAGAGACTAGAAGCTTTTAACTCCGCAGCAACTTCTCCAAGATATAATTTAATGGATTCTGTTGTAATATCAGTGATTTTAATATCTCCAAAGTACTTGATTAATAAAGACATTTGCACTTTATATACCTTTAAGGTTTGAGAAGAATATCCCTGAATTTGTTTATCTGCTTTATAAAGATTCCAGGCTTCAGATACAAGCATAATGAACAACTCCCTGACCGTTCTATTATTAACATTATCCGCCTGAAAACTAAAAAATATACTAGTTTTATAGAATTTTATTAAGTATTTGCACCCGTTTGTTTAAGTGCATATGTTCACAAAGTTAGCGCTATTACTGCCCAGTATCGTTGTACTAAGCAATAGCCCTTGAGTAAAAGAAAGAGACGATTAATTCTAGGGTAACCGTCTCATAATAATAGTATATAAAAAACACTTTACCTGTTTTTTCGAAGTCCTAATAAGCGTTTTAAATTTTCATCAATAAATTTATTATCGGTTCTGTTAATTCCGCGACCAGCAAAATGACCCCAGACTGATTTGATAGGATGATATTCAGCATTAGGTACAAGATTAGCTTCATATTCGTTATTTTCTGCCGTACAGAAGAGATCAGTACTTCCTGGCATGATATAGGTAACCGCTTTAATGCTTTTGAGTGCCTCATCAAACGCTCCGTTATATGCTGCGTTTGCACTAATATCTGCATGTTGTCCCGTCCATAACATGGCTAGAACATTGTGTGGATCCATACTCATAAAGCTATTTTCCCAAACTCCAACCGCAAAATCTTCCAATTCCTCAAATCCCATTTCACGATAAAGTTCCTCTTTATAGAAGGTTTGCGATAATCCCCATCCTGCATAGACACGGCCCACTGCACGCATATCTTTAGAAGTCAACTGGTTTATTTTAGTAGATTCCGAGCCGACTGAGGCCATGAGTGCAGCCTTCAGTCCATCGAGAACCACATAGGTTTGCGGCCAAGTCTTTGCATTCCCGCAGAAAGAGGCAATTCGATCCACCATGTCAGGATAACTGGCCGCCCATTGGAAAGATTGAAGACCACCCATTGACCATCCAACTACAAGAGCGATTTTCTGAATGCCGAATTTTTCGGTCACAAGTCGATACTGCAACTGAACGTTGTCATAGATGGTTACATGCGGAAAATTAGCTTTTTCGAACGGTGCAGGAGTATTGCTTGGAGAAGAGGATAAACCGTTCCCTAATAGATTCGGAACGATAATGAAATATTTTTGTGGATCTAGTGCCATGCCGTCTCCAATCAACCATTCATTATTAACATGCTGGTCGCCAAAAGCGGTTGGATAAATGACAACATTATCTTTAGTTTCATTCAACTTCCCATAAGTCTTATAAGCAAGGAAAGCGCTTGGTAACGTCACTCCCGATTGTAAGGTTACATCACCTAAATTGAAAATCTCATAATTATCCATTGAGTTGTCACTCCTTTTTAAATGAAACACAAACACTTTAGAATGTATTTCTTGTATTTAGTATAAAGTCGTGTTACTTTCAATAAAAGTGAAGAGAATTAAAAGCAGCATTCAATAAAATTGAAAATTGAAGGGGGATTATGGTGGAATTGCGCCAGCTGAATACGTTCAACACGGTGGCAACAACATTAAATTTCAGTAGAGCTGCTGAAGCACTAAACTACGTACCCTCCAATGTTACGATGCAAATAAAAGCATTGGAGGAAGAACTAGATGTTCGTCTCTTTGATCGTTTGGGAAAGCAGCTTGTTCTCACAACTGCAGGTAAACGTTTTTTAACTCACGTCCAGGAGGTTCTAAACAAATTGGACGAAGCTCGGAGTGTCGTTCATGACAATGAAATTCTAAGTGGTACCTTAACGATTAGTGCTAACGAAGTTGTTTGCGCCTATCGACTTCCAGATATCTTTAAGCTTTTTCGTTCGCGGCATCCTGGTGTTCGTCTCATCTTTCGCTCGGTTCCAAATCAACAACTCAAACAAACACTCTTTGAGGGAACCTCGGATGTCACCTTTATACTCGACGAACCCATTCAATCAACGGGACTTGCAGTAGAGCCATTGACAGAAGAAATTTTTCGCTTTTTCGTTGCTCCAGATCATCCACTTGCTAAACAAACTGCATTACAGCTTGACGATTTTCACGGAGAGGTGTTCCTGATAAACGAAAAGGGTTGTCCCTATAGAACAATGTTTGACCGAACGTTTAAGAAAGGAGACATTGATAGTATTTCATCATTAGAGTTTCAGAGTGCAGAAGCCATTAAACAATGTGCAATCTCGGGAATCGGTATTGCCTTTCTTCCTAAAATAGTAACTGCAGTCGAAGTTGAACGTGGCGAACTTGTTGCTCTTCCTTGGCGATTTCAAAACTTGGATGTGTATACACATATGGCATGGCATAAAGACAAGTGGCTTTCACCGATTATATTATCTTTCATTGAAGCAGCAAGGGAGGTTCTAGCTCTAACGGAAGACAATATGTCAAAATAGTTTAAACCATTTTGACATATTGTCTTAAATCCTTACATAAAGCTATTGGACGACGCAGTTAACAACTATATAAAATCTACCACCCAAATAATACAATGGCTTTACTATAAAATACACTCTTAAATTCATGAAACAAATTATTGCGCAGTAAGAGTCTACTCCGTTACAAGAATTGCCGAATCCTTATTCCATAAACCTGCCCCATTGTTTAATAAAGAGCATACAAAGTCCTTTACTTTAATAAAAAAAGCATCCATCTGTAAAGGATGCCAATTTTCAGTCCATTTTGTTTTTAAGACCTAGCAATCTGTTCTGCTGTTTTGTTCATATCTTTTTGTTCAATCACATAGACTAGCTCTTCAATAATATCGTTTAATCTCATCTGACTAGTATCTTTATTTAAAATGATTGAAGTTTTGTATAGCAACCTTTTCTCTTGTTCAGTCATTCATATTCCTCATCTCTACCTGGTCTTACTCTTCAGTATACCCTCGCTTCATATTAATATACTTATAGTTTCGAAGTTGAATTTTTTGACATATTGATGAAGTGTAAACTTTGCTATAGCCATTTTACTTTTTCGAACTATCCTCTAAACGTAAAATATTATTAGACGAGTTAAACGAAAAGTCTTCCTTATTAGTTTTAAATAGATCTTCAGCTTTCAAGTCCTTAGTCTTGTTCTCTACATCCTTTTGAACAGACTGTTTAAACTCATTAAACTGTCGCTCTAAATCCTCCATTTTACGAGCATAAGACTCAGCTTCTTTTTTATAGAATTCTGCCTCTTGCGCATACTTTTTCTTCTCATCTGGATCACTAGAACTTTCTGCCTTGCTGTAAGCCTCTTCTGCTTGCTTTGCTTTTTCCTTTCCTAAGTTACTTAACCAATTTTTTATAAATCCAAAGGCTTTGGAAAAAATAAGTTCAGCCAATTCTCTCCCATATTTAACTAGTAACTTTAGAACCTCTGGCCAAATTTTTTCAATAAAGAATTTAACTATCACTTTCCACATAGTAAAATATACCTCCTCGTATGCCTATATCCATTATATTACAGATTTTTGGGTATACAATATAATTTCCTGTTTAATGCACACGTTAATTTAACCGCTGTTTCACCGCAGTTACCTCTTATGAAGAGCCCCAATAGTTCTCTTATTCAACAAACCTGCCCCTTTTGTTTAATAAGAAAAAGCTGCCTGGTACGGCAGCTGGATCTTAAAGTAATGCACCCTATTGTTGAATAAGCAATGTTTACTTCATAATCATAAAAAGCATATCTGATAGGAATTCTTATTGTTTGTTATACCTTTCTTTACTGAGACCACATTCGACTATTAAAAGTAACTTGTAATATGAAAAGAATGTGCTCCAACAATTACTTAAAGAATCTTTGTTATATAAATCAAGCCGTTTTTCTTTATAGATATATTGACAGGAATTAATTTATATCATAAATTATACATATAAAAACTATGCATAGATTTACTATGCATTCGGAAGGTGGACTGTTTATGAAGATAAGCAAAGAATTGCTAAAGGGTAGTACCACTACTCTTATTTTGAGTTTGCTTAATTCTAAACCAATGTACGGCTATGAAATTATCAAAGAACTGGAATCGAAGTCTAATGGAATTTTTAGTTTTAAGGAAGGCACGATCTATCCCATCCTTCACAGCCTTGAGGAAAAAGAATTAATTGTATCTTACTGGGGCGAAGGGAACGGAAAGAGAAAGAGGAAATATTACAAGATTAATAACCAGGGCAAAGAATTTATTCAAGAAAAAAAGAAGAATGGTCCGTTTTCAAGAATGCTGTTGACGAAGTTTTAAGTGGGGAGAAAATCGTATGGGATTAGATAATAAGTTTGAAATTTATATTAGAGATTTGTGTAAACGGATAAAAAATAAGGATGTACATGCCCATATAAAACTGGAAATTAACGATCACCTTCATACGCTCAAAGAGGAGGCCATGAGTACAGGACTTTCAGAAGAAGAGGCTATAGATCAAGCATTGGCACGTATGGGAGATGCAGTAGTTTTGGGAAAGCAGCTTAACAAAACACACAAAGCCCCTATGGATGTGAAAACCTTGTTGCCAGTGCTGACAGCTTCTCTATTTGGGCTACTGGTTATGTATTATTTGCAATTCCATTCGGCTTTTACAGAGCTTCAAGAACTGAAAGTTTTCAATAAAAGTCTTAGCTTCTACTCGTTGGGTGTCGTGCTCATGCTAAGCCTATTTATGTTTGATTACAGGAGATTGATGAAATACTCCAAGCACTTCTATGCGGCAACAATCCTCATACTTTTATTGACCGTTCTCATTGGTGTTAGAGTCGATGATGTGCCATTTTTAAATGTAGGCTTTGCCACTATTAATTTCACCGAAATCACTCCATTCCTTTTGGTCATTGCCTTTGCTGGAATGTTTCATTCCTGGGATTGGAATGATAATCGAAAGTCTTGGTTTGGATTAGGTATTATGTCAATACCAATTTTACTAATGGCGACTACAGGAGCCTTCGCAGCTACTATTATTAGCATCATTGTATGCGCTGTAATCATGCATACGTCAAGGTCCAGCCTTAAACAAACTATAACATTCGCAGTTGTTGCTTCTATATGGCCCATCTGGAATCTGCTGTCTCTTTCTCAGAGATACTCCATGGTAAACTCCTATACAGATCTTAAAATAGGTGAGGCTTATTTTATAGGAAGTGCCCTTCAGGTGACCCCAAGTTTCATTTCTGAGGTCCATACAGATTTTATCTTGGCGTACATCATCTATTCGTTTGGGTGGCTAGCCGCAATCACGGCTTTAGCTCTGGTTATATTTTTTATTTGTAGAATATCGATTACCGCCAAAAGTGTGAATCCCCCTTATGGTAAATTGCTAATTACAGGATTGGCAGCAGTCTTTTCAGCTCAGTTTATACTAAGCCTACTGATGAATCTCGGTTTATCTCCACTGAGTGGTGTACCCGTACCATTCATGAGTTATGGAGGTTCACATTTATTGCTGGAGATGATATCCGCAGGACTGATTCTAAGCGTATATAGAAGACGAAAAACCAAGGAGACAGTTTCCTTGACTCACGGTCCGCAAAGTAATTAAAAGCAACCCATAATGGATTCAATGCTGCAAGAAGCCATTACTAAAAATCTCAGACTATTTGCCAGTCTGAGATTTTTTAATGGATTATTTTATTAGTGATAAAAAAGTGCCAGATCCTTTATACTCAAACTGTTCTTACCGATGCGGTCTTTAATTACCTCTTACACGAACTGCTACATCTTTTAATAAATTCATTATAAAATGTGTTTATCCTTCTTGAATTAACGCACCTTTTAGTTGAATAAGGTAAATGCGACTAATAGCTATTGAGTTTTACACCTGATACTAGAAGAAAAATGACTTGACCATTATTCTCTCTTCTCGAAGTAGTGGATAGGGCGGATTTCAATC
This window of the Cytobacillus pseudoceanisediminis genome carries:
- a CDS encoding alpha/beta fold hydrolase; this encodes MDNYEIFNLGDVTLQSGVTLPSAFLAYKTYGKLNETKDNVVIYPTAFGDQHVNNEWLIGDGMALDPQKYFIIVPNLLGNGLSSSPSNTPAPFEKANFPHVTIYDNVQLQYRLVTEKFGIQKIALVVGWSMGGLQSFQWAASYPDMVDRIASFCGNAKTWPQTYVVLDGLKAALMASVGSESTKINQLTSKDMRAVGRVYAGWGLSQTFYKEELYREMGFEELEDFAVGVWENSFMSMDPHNVLAMLWTGQHADISANAAYNGAFDEALKSIKAVTYIMPGSTDLFCTAENNEYEANLVPNAEYHPIKSVWGHFAGRGINRTDNKFIDENLKRLLGLRKNR
- a CDS encoding LysR family transcriptional regulator, which produces MELRQLNTFNTVATTLNFSRAAEALNYVPSNVTMQIKALEEELDVRLFDRLGKQLVLTTAGKRFLTHVQEVLNKLDEARSVVHDNEILSGTLTISANEVVCAYRLPDIFKLFRSRHPGVRLIFRSVPNQQLKQTLFEGTSDVTFILDEPIQSTGLAVEPLTEEIFRFFVAPDHPLAKQTALQLDDFHGEVFLINEKGCPYRTMFDRTFKKGDIDSISSLEFQSAEAIKQCAISGIGIAFLPKIVTAVEVERGELVALPWRFQNLDVYTHMAWHKDKWLSPIILSFIEAAREVLALTEDNMSK
- a CDS encoding FtsW/RodA/SpoVE family cell cycle protein, producing the protein MGLDNKFEIYIRDLCKRIKNKDVHAHIKLEINDHLHTLKEEAMSTGLSEEEAIDQALARMGDAVVLGKQLNKTHKAPMDVKTLLPVLTASLFGLLVMYYLQFHSAFTELQELKVFNKSLSFYSLGVVLMLSLFMFDYRRLMKYSKHFYAATILILLLTVLIGVRVDDVPFLNVGFATINFTEITPFLLVIAFAGMFHSWDWNDNRKSWFGLGIMSIPILLMATTGAFAATIISIIVCAVIMHTSRSSLKQTITFAVVASIWPIWNLLSLSQRYSMVNSYTDLKIGEAYFIGSALQVTPSFISEVHTDFILAYIIYSFGWLAAITALALVIFFICRISITAKSVNPPYGKLLITGLAAVFSAQFILSLLMNLGLSPLSGVPVPFMSYGGSHLLLEMISAGLILSVYRRRKTKETVSLTHGPQSN